The Branchiostoma lanceolatum isolate klBraLanc5 chromosome 1, klBraLanc5.hap2, whole genome shotgun sequence genomic sequence TCAGTATATCTGCCGTCTGGTTGCAAATGGGTTAGAACCTAGACTGGTACAGCTTAGATACAAATAAAGATCCATTTGAAATCCTAGGCCTTGCTGATTTTATTATATGGTATATGGATCGCACTCCTCtaagaacaaaaaaacaactgatTCGAGCGTGCGGCTATTTTTCTCTGTCTCAACATTTTATCAGGTGTGAATTATAGTGTTTGCATGACATTCTTTACACTTGTCCCCTTATTTGGACTTTTGTGCTGGTTAAGTGCAAAAGTAAAATGTTTTTCTGACTCGATCTCTTTTCAGATTCGGACCTTATCGTTGTCTATGAAATGACTGGTTCTGAAATATGGATTCCTGTTAACGGAATGAACACATCTTATTTGAGACTTAGCCCTCTCAGAAACTAGGTCATGATGTGCACCATGTGTTTTCGATCATGTCCTTTAAAAGAGGTCTCTTTACATTTTGACCACTGGACATCATTATGATAATCAGCATGAATGATGAATCAGACTCATAATTGGTTAATTATATTGTTTGCTTCCCTGATATTTATTTCTAAAGTGCAACCTATATCATGACTTCCAGAATATCATAGTCGACTGTATAGTATAGATAGTAGTTTGGTTATTATCAATGGatttaatgttgtacatgtgtgtattggCTTTTAGATGTAACAGTATTTTAAAACGACAATGTTGAATAGATGGTTTTGTGACAATAAGTGCAATATTTTTGTGAATAAATATGATCCGTACGATGTATGTCACAATAGACGCAATTCagtctacaaatgtagtactccaagttctgttgattaataaaaccatttgattgattgattgattgattgattgattgattgacagagtTGTTTGGTAGGGGCATATGTTGTTGAAGTAAAGCCTTCCGTCCACTCTCTGCCATGACGAGTCCTTGTGAAATTGTTTTACCGGGTTGCGGAGCTCACATCTCAGGATCATCTTATGATTATAGTATTGCTATGATTATAGTATGTCAATTAAAGATAGAACTGCTGTATGCTTTGAAAGTTGCATTTTCTATGCACATCTGCCTACGATTAATAAGATGCCCGCCTTTAGAACAATTCAAGATTTGCAACGTATGACCTACTTAATGGGACAGCCACACAGCAATGAAACAAGAAGCCAGGCCTAAGGTCCACACCTGATAAAGTGTTTTCATAAAGTCAAAGACTGCCGAATTTGGTGATACCAAAATAATGTCAATTTTCTTTAGAAAACCATACAAcataaaaattaagaaaaaaactacTGGAGGTATTGACATCAATTTCGATTGATACGATGTGCAATGTACACGTATGGTTTTAAAAGTCCATTACTTAAGAGgctctgtctgtaaaaaccaagcgtAAGGTggccaaattaaaaaaaaaagaagagtttTCTTATCTCATTAAAGAGCGCAAAcaaatttattgatttttggcaCAGCTTTAGCTGATACTATTTTTAGATATAATTCTAAAGAAAAAAGGGTTCTCAATagggcgggccacagtgaccaAAAGACTTAGCTATTAGAGCCCCCTGCCTTTTGGATGAAGATCTGCACCATGCGCTATTTATGGCTCGCAGTAGTGCTTCTCCCAGTAGTTTTTCATGTAGTTCACGGTTCAAGGTTTCTTGTGATGATTCCTGCTGGTCAGGGAAAACTCTGTTTCCGACTGTGAATGTATAATAGCATAGTGTTAAGATTGAAGAGttagaataaagatttattttctCGTGAAGATTTAAAGATATCCaacatatctctctctctctctctctctctctctctatatatatatatatatatatatatagagagagagagagagagagagatcgatcgatagatagatagatagatagaaagaggcagataaaaagagagagagagagggggggataTATCAAGTAATCTGACTACAAGCACCATTTCTACAAACTACAGCAAACCCTTGCACCCAGTTCATAGGGATATTCTATCCTCTAATATTCTATATGCTAATCTTCTCAGTATTTTAACCACATTCGACTCAGACAAATTATATACTTTGCTTTCCTTTGATTAATTTTGGCGTCTTTTACCTTACAGAAGCACGACGTAGGCCCACAACCACACGCTCCCTGCATGCCCACGGAGAACGTGTTGTGGTCATCTGGGGACCCAGGGGCAGAGAACGGATCGCGGTCGCCGGGGATCCGAGAGGCACTGGACTGGCAGGCATCACCCATCtggcaaaaaaaacatgcaacatgcTGGCTTGACAGGCATGCATTATGAATCATTGGCattgcaaaacaaagaaactctCAGTGATAAGACGCAGCTGCACTACGTTTAATTTAACGcatgcagatgcagaaaccagtaaACGATGATGATAGCATATCACAATTTCGTTCCTGTGTGCAATGTAGATATCaaactatatttttttctttctccctTATTCTACACAATACATGAAACCGACGCATAATGAAGCCCCTgacacacattcaggaccatCTCTCGACTTCAAGTGCTTCCGACAACTTCCAAACCAATACAAAAACCGGTTTGGAAGTAGCCTAGAATCTATTTCATTCTAGCCCCAGTTCACTCCTCTGGTCGCATTCAAACAGAACATGCATGGCTTTCCTGACTTTTCAACAACCATAGCCGGCTAGCGCAGAAATTTTTAAAGGTCACATGGCTTGCATCACCCCCAAggtccaaccacagatgaccctactcacgacttactcccaaccattgtCTGAAGAAGGTCGGTGgacatggtcggctatgtgtgacagagcCATGATGTTTTAGATACTAGCTATTTACGGCATGATAAACGTTAACTGGTTGAGACGTAAATGATATGTCGAATATTGTCGAAATACTCCACAGAGAAAGCAAAAGTGCTGTTAAATTTATAActgaaagaaatcattttttatTAACCTTACGAGAGTTCGCGGTAAGGCGTACGTCATAAGaccagaacaaaaaaaaaagaaagtcgtGAGAAAAACTAAGAGTTCAGTTTCTATACCATCTTTGTCTTTCGCTTGCAGCAGCGCTTCCAAATGACCTCAATCGCCACATAGATGATTGGTAGCGCTAATCCAGCGCCAAGGATGATGAAAATTCCGTAAAAGCTGTCCAGTCCCAGTTGATCCGCATCCGCTCGTACTATATCCCCCCCGTCCAACGCGCAGCCAACTGTCGGCCACCAGACGTTACGAAACTTGTCTATCTTCCCCGCTTCTTTCAGCTTTAGGATACTGAAGATTACAAGGAGAAGAACAAACATCAATATAAtgttaaatcattcattcatttattactTAGGCCATATACTGATTTgtttatatggattacatcctctggACACCCCTAAACTGTTGCGAACGTGCAAAGAAAATCAAGCTGGGCAATAAAAAGTGCTGCCTGAACGAATGATTGAACATAAtcattcttttttgttttttaggATCTTTCTTTTTGACTTTGTcattgactttgacattctatgacataagtatccgttttaagatatttttttccattttcggcatatattttcacatttcactttttgaaatatttacagtatggtcacaaataattttttttggaaacggacgagaATACATTCTAGCGCGAATTTCATCAAGAAACCGATTCAGCGTAGCCTTACGTGTATCAAAACTAGTGAATTAACTTCTTTTTTCGTAAGCCAATTTGATAGCTAGGTAATATCCATCTCTTCTCAAACACCAAAGTTTCAGTGTTATACTGTATGTTATTAATAAGTGACTGTAGGTAGCTTACACTAATGATAGTTTATGTGACAGCTTATTCCCGTGCTTGGTTGCTAACccatatccaagatggcggaaaggCTTGCCGACCATCATCAGTTCACAGGTCTCGTCTGTCATGGTGAGGTACTCCAACATTGGCGTATCATACATGAAGACAAATTCACCCTGCCAACGGAGAAAAAATACATATTGCCATGAATCTAAGTGAAGCATGGTAATACTACAACATTTGGCTCCCATCTGAGGCGTCGCAAAAACAACTGAAAGAAATAAGTGCATAATACGTATACGTGCGCGCAGGCTACCTCTACAACACAACATCAATAGTACATACATATCAACAACGTTTATTCGACACTCTTTGATGTAGGACTATTTCAGCCATAGGCAGTAATAAGACACGAGTTCTTTGACCCGTCTGAACAACAGTTGGACATGCATTCTTGTTATGTTCTGCTCACCTTCTTTACTTGCTTTATTCCTTCCGGGACTTTGCTAACCATCGTTTCCTCTGCGTTCATGTAGCTCCACATCTGTCCATAGACTGTACCTGTGGCTgaatacacaacacaacatttttggTCAGTCTACGCCTCTGCGGCCCACACCATTATATTGCGTTGCCTTCCTGCTTCTCTATACTGTAGCCATTATCACGGACACACAGgcaacacacattcaaacaaataaacagaaatCAAAACGTCCGAAGTAGATGGTCACTTACTTTGTTGATCATGGAAGAAGTCGTAGGTGCTCCCGCCCTTCGGGATGCCATacttgatttttgtttgcacGACCAGATCGTCCATGGATCTTATCGGCTGCTCCAGTCTCTTGACCGTGAGGAAGGCCGAGAGGTTGGCGGTGTAGGTTGATATGACGATGAGGCCGATTAGCCCCCAGGCGCCTGCTAAAATACGGTTCGGGGTTGACCTCGGCTGATGAGGCTCCTTACCTGTAGGATATATCGATATGAtcacctttattgtacatcatTGCGCATTTAGACTAGGTACAGAAAACAACCACAAAGATGTAGAGCATAAATAATGCCAGGACTTCAGATACTAAATATAAAACttttggttctaaaactacaaaGGTTCTGCTTCTCCTCGTCTCTTGGCGATGTTGAATATACAGGATGGGATTGgtttacatgtattcaaaacagGATTTTCAAAAAGCATATGAAACATATATTTTTGAGCAATAGCTTTAATCATATATATACTGAGGAAGCTTTGATACAATATCCTGAAAAAATAGTTATAGTGTTATAATATGCAACAATTTGGGCTTTATCTTCTACTTTACGTATATTTGTAGTATGGTGATGGTATTTCTTTGTCATGACTTTGGAATTTTAAGAGTGTCTTCATCATTAGAAGTAGATTTTTTAGGGCCCCTCTCACTGGGAAGCAACTAGTTGGCGACAGTCGCACAGTTGTCATGTAGTTGCCACGCGGTTTCCAATGAACGCCAATTCGTCTCCTGTGGTGGCGATTTTTTTGCCAGTTAAAACAAAATCGCAAGTGGTGACTGGACGTGAACTAGTTTGCCAACTAGTTgccaactagtttccaatatTGGCCCCCTATTTGGGACCATTAGTGGCTAATAGGTCCCATCAGTCGCCAAAAGgtgtcatttattttgtaaaaagtgatgtcagtttcaaggtttatTTGCCGTAATAAATCTACAAAGTTTATCAtcacacatacatgatacaaaacaaagTGAAAAATGGTACATCGTTCGTGTCAGCTCGTTTTGGTAATTTCTGTCATTGTAAAAGTAGTCTAACGTTATGCTTATATTTTATGATATGTTTATCAATTATCATAACTGAATATCCTTTTATCACCGTTAATCGTTTTGGCGAAGCTTCaagagcgagcttaatagtatattttacgcccgttttTCAAGAATTCcaagaattgtacaggaatcCGTCCGCGCAAACTCCGTTgacgcccgcctgtcactctataccttgttagtacgGTCTGACAtcccggcacgcaggtcgatgacagatgatctacttacgtggtgtccgatttcgtactagTGGGAGCGTGTCATGGAGTTATCGAGGCACCGAATCTAgcattctagctttgaaaagggttttcaacccacccgagttgatctattatcacaaggaCTTACTGAACTCCATGCCTCCCTAAAAAAACCTCTGTGGACACCAAAACATGAGGAGCTCCAAGCATATATAGCAtggcaaagttttttttaacgGAGCAATACAGAACTTGGTTACCGcatgggcagtctacactgaacgctaGCGCTTGACGTGGAGGGGTGCGGTGTCAGAATAGCAAAAGTAACTCCTCAAAAACAAAACGTACAGAGCCAAAACCATCCTAGGAGCCCCAGGAAAACAAATTTCTAAACGCCTGGCCTAGATTCTCACTTCACCTATCCAAAAACGGCAGAGAAAGGACACTACACAGGGAGTGTGCTCCGGCATTTCGATATCTGTCGAGTATcttatggtgcctttctatatctacttggcagacgccttactgatttctaagtgctttttgaacaaatatcatggcagaactaagagtgctacgttggtaatTTCTTTATAGTGAAGTTAAagcaacccagacaccttcgtcatggcaataatttttaactgccacacttatttgatgtgttttagtCCTTTTACATTGGTTTTGATTCAGTTCAAACACTGCGGTTTCCGATACCCTGCTCagcagggcttcatttgcaaataCGTCCGGCGTCAGTGTGAGTGCTAGGGGAAACTTGTAAGAAACTTGCCAAGTCGTCGCCACTTTGAGTCGCCAACTAGTTCCgttccaatgagaggggggcttaaggtcGCATGATCGTAGTTTACTCTTGGACTTTTTCGTCAtttttaaatgttattttggTATGTTCACAAGTAGATGTCCTTGAAACGTTGTCGAGCAGAGGGGATGGATATCGAAAAATTTTGGAAACAATTGAACTAGGGAATGCCAAAATTACTCTCATTAAAATGTGATGCTGCAAAAAATGTTGAAGGTTATTTTGCCTCATTGGTGGAAAGATAGTAGGCATTTTAAGTTACCTAATTTGTATTTCAGTTTATAGCCTCAGAATCTAGCGGCGTTTTCCAACTGAAGACCATTTTTAGGTCAACATGACCCATCTCATTGATACGTTATCAGGCAttgaaaaaatgttgtctttccgGTTTTAGTCATGACAAAAAGGTTCTTTTTTAGATTTCGGTCGAAACACACCAACCGAATAATATAAATACCGAGGTAATAAGAATACCAAGAAGTGACGTGTACGAAAACCAAGCGCTGTTTCTCAGGTCGAAATCGGCATCATTTTCGCGCCGTGATTGATCCACGAGATTCAACTTGACTCTGACGCGACTTAGGAGATTCAGCTCAACCGCTACGACGACGATGGAGGCCACGACACCGATCCAAAGGAAGAACGCAAACAGCTCTTGCATGCCTTCCTTTGGCCTggaagagaaaaagaagaagaatgaatatAGCGATAGTTCTAGTACTAGCCAGCTAGTACTTGGGTAGCACCGTATATTGTGTAACAGTGACTGTGTtcatatacaatacaacacgtcgtattccgtatcgcccgaggtcgCGGCCCTCCCGCGGGTTAGATCGCCGGATGGCCGAAGAAAAGTGGGCGATGCGACCTGCGAGAGGGCCAGGACTGATCTTTTATAAGTTtgaataaatcatgataatgagtAGTAGCTTTTCAGAATATATTCAAACCGTGTCAGAATATACCCAATggattatttgaaaaaaaaagcaatcacAAAAAAGGAAACGCTGTATGTGATGAAAATTAACAATCGTATACAATGTCATATAGGTGGCAGACTATGACACATGATTTATTaataaatttcattttttcactTATACATTCTGGCTTTCTTATTCAATAACATGTTTATGCTATAAGTATGGTTGTATAGTCGTTTCTATTGTAACAGTTTTGGAAAGTAATAAGACACCGATACTGCTGAAATAAGGGGAGTATCATTGATTTTCGGGGAAATGCGGTTTCTCCTCAATGCtggcataaattatgataattagcTTTTGATATTGACACCAGAACTTGTAATAATTTCCATAATAGATTATTAATACACTATATGCATACTGATTACAAAAAGAACCAccagaaatatgtttttttagcAAAACAGAACGGGGTTCGTTTGGACCCGATGCGGCCAGTTTCGTCACAAAAATGTATCGGTTGGATTATGGATTATGTTAGTAAATATAGTTTCAAGTACAACGGCTTTACGACAATGTATGCAATGTGTAAGTATCAGAATGATTACAACGACTGGCATGCCTTTGAGATGGAGGAAAAAATTCATATCATTTTAAATTTTGATGGACTAAATTTTGTCTCATTTCGAAAGGGATATTTCTTACTTTTTCATTACCAAG encodes the following:
- the LOC136440981 gene encoding glutamate receptor ionotropic, delta-1-like; this encodes MYDTPMLEYLTMTDETCELMMVGKPFRHLGYGLATKHGNKLSHKLSLVILKLKEAGKIDKFRNVWWPTVGCALDGGDIVRADADQLGLDSFYGIFIILGAGLALPIIYVAIEVIWKRCCKRKTKMMGDACQSSASRIPGDRDPFSAPGSPDDHNTFSVGMQGACGCGPTSCFCKSETEFSLTSRNHHKKP